One part of the Alistipes onderdonkii genome encodes these proteins:
- the ubiE gene encoding bifunctional demethylmenaquinone methyltransferase/2-methoxy-6-polyprenyl-1,4-benzoquinol methylase UbiE, translating to MKPYNTGQTKKEEVREMFDNLAPKYDLLNHTLSMNIDRIWRRRVVRIVRRSRPHRILDVATGTGDLAIEMARRIRDVHVLGVDLSEKMLDVARCKVAARGLDERVVLDVGDAEHLRVSDASVDVVTVAFGVRNFGDLEAGLREMARTIKPGGKVVILEFSRPRNRLFRVLYEFYTYKILPRIGGMVSKDKRAYEYLPASVGEFPAPAEFMSMMERAGFRGCRARSQSFGIAQIYTGQR from the coding sequence GTGAAACCCTATAACACCGGACAGACCAAGAAGGAGGAGGTGCGCGAAATGTTCGACAACTTAGCACCCAAATACGACCTGCTGAACCATACGCTCTCGATGAACATCGACCGCATCTGGCGCCGCCGCGTGGTGCGCATCGTGCGCCGCAGCCGCCCGCACCGTATCCTGGACGTGGCGACCGGTACGGGCGACCTGGCGATCGAGATGGCACGCCGCATACGGGACGTGCATGTGCTGGGCGTCGACCTCTCGGAAAAGATGCTCGACGTGGCGCGCTGCAAGGTCGCCGCCCGCGGCCTCGACGAGCGGGTCGTGCTCGATGTGGGCGACGCGGAGCACCTGCGAGTCTCGGACGCTTCGGTCGACGTGGTGACCGTAGCGTTCGGCGTGCGCAACTTCGGCGACCTGGAGGCCGGCCTGCGCGAGATGGCCCGCACAATAAAACCCGGGGGCAAGGTCGTTATACTGGAGTTCTCGCGTCCCCGCAACCGGCTGTTCCGGGTGCTGTACGAGTTCTATACCTATAAGATACTGCCGCGCATCGGCGGCATGGTGTCGAAGGATAAGCGTGCCTACGAATACCTGCCTGCCTCGGTCGGGGAGTTCCCTGCGCCCGCGGAGTTCATGTCCATGATGGAGCGGGCGGGGTTCCGCGGCTGCCGGGCCCGGAGCCAGAGTTTCGGGATCGCGCAGATATATACCGGCCAGCGATGA